A genomic window from Dechloromonas sp. A34 includes:
- a CDS encoding toll/interleukin-1 receptor domain-containing protein, whose translation MLAHPRSDVANELVQALWARLVEAPASGGLRVPVFFAPDCGDDMPPTLVGDGAIKLDAAQHTLVVVLADAQMLRTVPSGTGRNWQNFVRHLRAQTPLDISPHHLLPVAIDQEGFRINDQGHVLPALLNASLAESAAIEQRLAELSFHVAARALQLLEHGKVPAVAPSRMQAPVCLFLSHAKADLDPGCHDPVRYTAAACDDEAFPIERWFDARDIATSQDFVDAITAGIRDCSIMVAFKTDHYSARPWCRCEVLEAKRLGAHILVVNALEKVEPRSFPYGGNVPVIRWNLAGQPEVEARRVIDRAVLEALRFKHNRAVLETWAEPGDLILPAPPEALTLADMIKSGTHQSCLYPDPPLGREELEVLFKLRPDVHFVTPLTRLAARIKPKLSKRFV comes from the coding sequence TTGCTGGCTCATCCCCGCTCCGATGTGGCCAACGAGCTTGTCCAGGCGTTGTGGGCCCGACTGGTTGAAGCGCCAGCCAGCGGTGGTTTACGCGTGCCGGTCTTTTTTGCCCCAGATTGCGGGGATGATATGCCACCCACGCTCGTTGGTGACGGTGCCATAAAGCTTGATGCTGCCCAGCACACCCTTGTCGTTGTACTGGCAGATGCCCAGATGTTGCGTACTGTGCCGAGTGGAACGGGCCGAAATTGGCAAAACTTCGTCCGGCACCTTCGGGCGCAGACACCTCTCGATATCAGCCCGCACCATCTATTACCAGTAGCGATTGATCAGGAGGGTTTTCGAATCAACGATCAGGGGCATGTGCTGCCGGCGCTCTTGAACGCATCTTTAGCCGAAAGTGCCGCGATCGAACAGCGGCTGGCCGAGTTGTCCTTTCACGTCGCTGCGCGTGCGCTCCAGTTATTGGAGCACGGCAAAGTTCCTGCCGTTGCACCAAGCCGCATGCAGGCACCGGTCTGCCTCTTTCTAAGTCATGCCAAGGCCGATCTTGATCCGGGGTGCCATGACCCTGTACGTTATACGGCTGCCGCCTGTGATGATGAGGCATTCCCAATCGAGCGATGGTTCGATGCGCGCGACATTGCTACTAGCCAAGACTTTGTCGACGCTATCACCGCCGGAATTCGGGATTGTTCCATCATGGTGGCCTTCAAAACTGACCATTACAGCGCTCGCCCGTGGTGCAGGTGCGAGGTGCTGGAAGCGAAGCGTTTGGGGGCCCATATATTGGTGGTCAATGCTCTGGAGAAGGTTGAGCCGCGCAGCTTTCCCTACGGTGGTAATGTCCCGGTAATTCGGTGGAACCTGGCTGGTCAGCCGGAGGTGGAAGCCCGTCGCGTCATTGATCGGGCAGTGCTTGAGGCGCTGCGCTTTAAGCACAATCGCGCAGTGCTGGAAACCTGGGCGGAACCGGGCGATCTCATATTGCCAGCGCCACCAGAGGCACTCACATTGGCGGATATGATCAAGTCCGGTACTCATCAGTCCTGTCTTTATCCAGATCCACCTCTCGGGCGTGAAGAGCTTGAGGTTCTGTTCAAATTACGTCCGGATGTGCATTTCGTTACCCCGTTGACCCGACTGGCTGCACGGATTAAACCCAAATTGTCGAAACGCTTTGTGTGA
- a CDS encoding TIR domain-containing protein — MFGFSPPPKPRHKVFVSYHHANDQHYRDSFEELFANQHDIMRSRSVQIGDIPENMKTETIRQKIRDEYLGDSTVTVVLVGSQTWQRKHVDWEIGSSIRHTQHNPRSGLLGILLPTYAKPGPKEYDPYTIPPRLHYNIKFGFANLYDWSNNPSQVQAWIHQAFLQRDKKPPDNTLDSFANNRTGDRWYS; from the coding sequence ATGTTCGGATTTTCCCCTCCCCCGAAACCACGTCACAAGGTTTTCGTGAGCTATCACCACGCAAACGATCAGCACTACCGCGATAGTTTCGAGGAGTTATTTGCCAATCAGCACGACATCATGCGCTCCAGGTCGGTCCAAATTGGCGACATTCCTGAAAATATGAAGACGGAAACCATTCGCCAGAAAATTCGTGACGAGTATTTGGGGGACTCCACCGTGACCGTTGTCTTGGTCGGATCACAAACTTGGCAGCGGAAACATGTGGACTGGGAGATTGGCTCAAGCATTCGGCACACCCAGCATAACCCTCGCTCTGGTCTATTGGGGATTTTATTGCCTACCTACGCTAAACCCGGACCGAAAGAGTACGACCCCTATACCATCCCGCCGCGCCTCCACTACAACATTAAATTCGGTTTCGCCAATTTGTACGACTGGAGCAACAATCCATCCCAAGTACAGGCTTGGATACACCAAGCCTTCCTGCAAAGGGACAAGAAGCCGCCGGACAACACCTTAGATAGCTTCGCGAATAACCGCACTGGCGACCGATGGTATTCCTAA
- a CDS encoding patatin-like phospholipase family protein has translation MNTSTSITSGGATWSEWLKQHAFGDLFAREGDRKLFDQLTWQPGEADRLAAWQLYTELRTRIATQALPYGRGDEATALKSVYQLFELSRTAICRYPEGRHFASLMVRVLNQRVRPFTAKWHRLSADGGLSNADVRFRFRGELDELRQFLAQFCRLLGVLVEDPEAEFSIGNVSGDEDEKNSESLWKPLAFGISNGISIVNESNRIDSAEKDEIRARRRYYGCTSSNDDADAIGLAISGGGIRSATFALGVVQTLARKGILRDVDYLSTVSGGGYLGAFISSFLNDPASETSLCPGHLPFGATGQPEAKSVRHLRNHSKYLSEGGFKTFATITGLGAYGIFVSILLLMPLLLIGALTAVLWFGESYRNETYSVLPLGLVTAVELTGLAASVLLLPVVHLFGPSRRWKSNWESVCVWLTVFGVFFLVCEALPAIYHLIRLNIGISSALVGAMLFPFVAGVLGLGLGAKRHTGRFVLGLIGLSGPLFVMAGFFGLCELLVTYFVASSFLHWAVLLLLGLYTVFAVNINFASPHRFYRNRLARTYLTRLLGQNGAGVVDPQPLSQMNCAAKAPYHLINAAVNIPACVNPDLRGRNTDFFLFSKHFCGSPIVGYSPTAEWESVDAHLDLGTAIAISGAAAAPHMGTLNTARYRFLLAMLNVRLSYWLRRPNPKSWWRSILPVGAWYFFHELTGWMNEKTKCLNLSDGGHIENLGIYELLRRRCKFIIAIDGEADPTRSFGGLLTLTQLAQIDLGVSIEPDLSDLRTEANGHGRAHFGLSRIDYPNGEHGLLLYIKSSLTGNESEFLKRYQAENPDFPHQSTLQQLFGETQFEAYRALGEHIADDLFRKDLVGDWENSFRVEGWFKRLAKSLL, from the coding sequence GTGAATACCTCTACTTCGATCACCTCGGGTGGTGCCACCTGGAGCGAGTGGTTAAAACAGCATGCATTTGGTGACCTTTTTGCCAGAGAAGGTGACCGGAAGCTGTTTGATCAGCTAACCTGGCAGCCCGGTGAGGCAGACCGCTTAGCAGCGTGGCAACTCTACACAGAACTACGTACGCGCATCGCGACCCAGGCATTGCCTTATGGCCGGGGTGATGAGGCGACGGCACTCAAGAGCGTATATCAACTCTTCGAACTGTCGCGTACCGCTATTTGTCGCTACCCGGAGGGCAGGCACTTTGCGTCGCTGATGGTGCGTGTTCTGAATCAGAGGGTCCGTCCATTTACTGCCAAGTGGCATCGATTGAGCGCAGATGGGGGGCTTTCCAATGCCGACGTTCGGTTTCGCTTCCGAGGCGAACTTGATGAACTACGCCAGTTTCTGGCGCAGTTTTGTCGCCTGCTTGGAGTGCTTGTGGAAGATCCCGAGGCCGAATTCTCCATTGGCAACGTATCTGGCGACGAAGACGAAAAGAATTCGGAAAGTCTTTGGAAGCCTTTAGCCTTTGGCATATCGAACGGGATTTCAATCGTTAATGAGTCGAACAGGATTGATTCTGCGGAAAAAGACGAGATTCGCGCCCGGCGGCGTTATTACGGCTGCACCAGTTCTAATGATGACGCTGATGCCATTGGGCTGGCAATCTCAGGCGGCGGTATCCGCTCTGCAACATTTGCGCTCGGCGTCGTACAGACACTAGCCCGCAAAGGCATCCTGCGCGACGTTGATTATTTGTCGACAGTGTCAGGTGGAGGCTATCTTGGTGCATTTATTAGCTCGTTTCTAAATGACCCTGCCTCGGAGACCAGCCTCTGTCCGGGACATCTGCCATTCGGTGCGACCGGACAGCCCGAGGCAAAGAGCGTGCGTCACTTACGGAACCACAGCAAGTATCTCAGTGAGGGCGGGTTCAAAACATTTGCGACGATCACGGGGCTCGGTGCATACGGTATCTTCGTGAGCATATTGCTACTGATGCCACTACTCTTGATCGGAGCATTAACTGCCGTGCTCTGGTTTGGCGAGTCTTATCGAAACGAAACCTATAGTGTGCTCCCCCTAGGTTTGGTAACGGCGGTGGAGCTTACTGGGCTGGCTGCTAGCGTCCTGCTGCTGCCAGTCGTGCACCTATTTGGACCGAGTCGGCGCTGGAAATCTAACTGGGAAAGTGTTTGTGTCTGGCTGACGGTTTTCGGCGTGTTCTTCTTGGTGTGCGAGGCCCTGCCAGCAATCTATCATCTGATTCGTTTGAATATTGGTATCAGCTCTGCGCTTGTTGGCGCAATGCTCTTCCCGTTTGTCGCAGGGGTACTAGGGCTAGGCTTGGGCGCAAAACGACACACCGGTAGATTCGTTTTAGGGTTGATTGGCCTGTCCGGTCCGCTGTTTGTCATGGCAGGCTTTTTTGGGCTATGCGAATTGTTGGTAACGTATTTCGTAGCAAGTAGCTTTCTGCACTGGGCGGTGCTGCTCTTACTGGGCCTCTACACTGTTTTTGCCGTCAATATCAATTTTGCGTCACCACATCGCTTCTATCGAAATCGCCTTGCACGTACTTACTTGACGCGTCTGCTCGGGCAGAATGGAGCAGGGGTTGTCGACCCACAGCCGTTGTCGCAGATGAATTGTGCTGCCAAGGCTCCATATCACTTGATTAATGCAGCTGTGAATATTCCGGCATGTGTTAATCCAGACCTTCGTGGTCGCAATACCGATTTCTTTCTTTTTAGCAAACACTTCTGTGGTAGCCCGATTGTCGGCTATTCGCCAACTGCCGAATGGGAATCTGTCGATGCTCATCTCGATCTGGGTACCGCAATAGCAATTTCTGGCGCAGCTGCTGCGCCACATATGGGCACACTTAATACCGCGCGCTATCGGTTTTTGTTAGCAATGCTCAACGTCCGTCTCAGCTACTGGTTGCGCCGCCCGAATCCGAAGAGTTGGTGGAGATCTATTCTGCCAGTCGGTGCCTGGTACTTTTTTCACGAGTTGACTGGCTGGATGAACGAAAAAACAAAATGCCTGAACTTGTCCGATGGCGGTCATATAGAGAATCTGGGAATCTATGAACTTCTAAGGCGGCGCTGCAAATTCATTATTGCGATTGATGGCGAGGCTGATCCGACACGCTCGTTCGGGGGACTGCTGACACTGACCCAATTGGCTCAGATTGACCTTGGTGTGTCGATCGAGCCTGATCTCTCTGATCTGCGTACAGAGGCAAACGGGCATGGGCGCGCGCATTTTGGATTGTCGCGTATCGATTATCCCAATGGTGAGCACGGTCTGTTGCTCTACATCAAGTCTTCGCTGACTGGTAACGAGTCAGAGTTTTTGAAACGGTACCAAGCGGAAAATCCAGATTTCCCGCACCAGAGCACGCTGCAGCAGTTGTTTGGCGAAACCCAGTTCGAGGCGTACCGAGCACTTGGCGAACATATTGCGGACGACTTGTTTCGTAAAGATCTCGTTGGTGATTGGGAGAACAGTTTTCGCGTGGAAGGCTGGTTCAAACGTCTGGCGAAGAGTCTACTGTAG
- a CDS encoding TIR domain-containing protein: MSRNVANVFISHVHEDDSRLGALKSLMANNGLHVRDGSINSDKPNAAKNEAYIKSAILAPRIQWAGTLVVLISPQTKQSEWVNWEIEYAQSLGKRIVGVWDHGAANCDVPDALDTYADAVIGWQGARVIDAIAGKINNWETSEGALREPRQIPRYGC; the protein is encoded by the coding sequence GTGTCGCGCAATGTTGCGAACGTGTTTATTAGTCATGTACACGAAGATGATTCGAGGCTGGGCGCTCTCAAGAGTCTTATGGCGAATAATGGGCTGCATGTGCGCGATGGGTCGATCAATAGCGACAAGCCGAATGCGGCCAAGAACGAAGCCTATATCAAGAGTGCGATTCTTGCTCCGCGGATTCAGTGGGCCGGTACCCTCGTTGTGCTCATCTCGCCACAAACTAAGCAGAGTGAGTGGGTCAACTGGGAGATTGAATATGCCCAGTCCCTCGGTAAGCGGATTGTCGGTGTTTGGGATCACGGGGCAGCAAATTGTGATGTCCCGGACGCACTTGATACTTATGCAGATGCTGTTATTGGCTGGCAAGGAGCGCGGGTAATCGACGCGATCGCCGGCAAGATCAATAATTGGGAAACGTCAGAAGGGGCTCTACGTGAGCCTCGGCAAATCCCTCGTTACGGTTGCTGA
- a CDS encoding metallophosphoesterase family protein: MDLNSASGTLTFLHVTDCHLSASATVQTIDRKTKARGVDQPRRSRVLQDALHKLAEDFEQRGMTIDGVLFSGDGTLKGDPNGQLELRKMLLAELGRIGITPANIIATPGNHDIVAGTEPNSPERYGLFQDAWLQSDPVVVPFLEGIHDINDLDISSHVLRAPQGDWAAFPINTANWSQLRISDDEDAEIADLRSLIKADGNAKRISTLDRLCTYDIARVSDDQLEALRKMVKEVGDVRLRIAVLHHHLLPVDGREEFKSFESITNLGLLRQVLRDLGFHVVVHGHKHATAAYYDHIYPDHSAQQSAHRVLTISGGTFGPSSQHPDTPFQLIKFEGIPHAPRCTIESLSSAVAGRSQKTSKSPTYRLWEDDPTASGPATVFGTSIDDVYVRAIQMVKDAPNRPIICTIDFSPEDEQLPFPKDYPRDGTPEERREWFGETVQWWQLHASRIEARIPYLHGSRLKRFGGALIKLSAWLI; this comes from the coding sequence ATGGACCTAAATTCAGCCAGCGGGACACTAACTTTTCTCCATGTAACGGATTGCCATCTTTCGGCCTCTGCGACGGTTCAAACCATTGATCGGAAAACCAAAGCGCGGGGAGTAGATCAGCCACGGCGATCAAGAGTCCTTCAGGATGCGCTCCACAAACTGGCTGAAGACTTCGAACAAAGAGGCATGACCATTGATGGTGTATTGTTTTCCGGTGACGGTACGCTCAAGGGCGATCCAAATGGTCAATTAGAACTACGTAAGATGCTTCTTGCCGAGCTAGGCCGTATTGGGATTACTCCTGCCAACATCATTGCAACACCGGGTAATCACGACATTGTTGCGGGAACAGAGCCAAATAGTCCGGAAAGGTATGGTTTATTTCAGGACGCTTGGCTCCAGTCGGATCCAGTGGTCGTGCCGTTCCTCGAAGGCATTCACGACATCAACGATCTCGATATCTCATCACATGTGCTCAGGGCCCCCCAAGGCGATTGGGCTGCGTTCCCGATTAATACGGCGAACTGGTCGCAGTTAAGAATCTCCGATGACGAGGATGCTGAGATCGCCGACCTCAGGTCTCTTATCAAGGCAGATGGTAATGCCAAGCGTATTTCAACCTTGGATCGGCTATGCACCTACGATATTGCACGGGTGTCTGACGATCAGTTGGAAGCACTACGAAAAATGGTTAAGGAGGTGGGTGATGTTCGCCTTCGAATCGCCGTTCTCCATCATCATTTGCTACCCGTTGATGGGCGGGAGGAATTTAAGTCATTCGAGAGCATTACCAATCTTGGGCTGCTCCGGCAGGTGCTGCGTGATCTTGGATTTCACGTCGTCGTGCATGGACACAAACATGCCACCGCAGCCTACTACGATCACATTTACCCTGATCACTCTGCTCAGCAGAGTGCGCATCGGGTGCTGACTATATCGGGTGGCACCTTCGGACCGAGTTCGCAACATCCCGATACCCCGTTTCAGCTTATTAAGTTTGAGGGTATACCTCACGCACCAAGATGCACGATTGAATCGCTGAGTTCTGCAGTCGCTGGCCGCAGTCAAAAAACATCGAAGTCTCCTACCTACCGGCTTTGGGAAGATGATCCGACAGCAAGCGGGCCAGCGACGGTCTTTGGGACATCGATCGATGACGTCTATGTGCGGGCAATTCAAATGGTCAAGGATGCCCCCAATCGACCCATTATCTGCACCATCGATTTTTCCCCCGAAGATGAGCAGCTTCCTTTTCCCAAAGACTACCCCCGCGACGGAACCCCTGAGGAGAGGCGCGAGTGGTTTGGCGAGACAGTTCAGTGGTGGCAACTGCATGCTTCTCGAATCGAGGCCAGAATTCCCTATCTTCACGGCAGTCGTCTCAAACGATTCGGGGGAGCTTTGATCAAATTAAGCGCGTGGTTGATCTGA
- a CDS encoding thymidylate synthase, whose protein sequence is MIHLFEGNTADEIWRRAADDLIHMEMNSLQASRLGPMRERMHSGLHLRDPRQRWVLSRRPAINPAFAIAELVWILQGRNDAAFLNYWNPALPNFAGHGDTYHGAYGYRLRRHLGVDQLERAYQILASNPDSRQVVLQIWDPRIDLPHPDGTARNADIPCNVMAMPKIRAGKLEWLQVMRSNDLFLGTPHNFVQFTSLQEIMAGWLGVEVGSFVLMADSLHLYDSDIEKLAVAEQAPLTANNDRLNLNKNEFDRVLALVGEAMDELRSAPLLPARFVQLIERNDLPTAWHNLLRIVAADSARRRNWRDEMKLASSSNTNPMLDAAWRAWGERCELSSAGEAKLLS, encoded by the coding sequence ATGATCCACCTGTTTGAAGGCAATACGGCTGATGAAATCTGGCGTCGGGCTGCAGATGACCTGATTCACATGGAGATGAACTCGCTTCAGGCAAGTCGTCTTGGCCCCATGCGCGAACGCATGCACAGTGGTCTCCATTTGCGCGATCCGCGTCAGCGCTGGGTTTTGTCGCGCCGGCCAGCGATAAATCCTGCTTTTGCCATTGCTGAACTGGTGTGGATACTGCAAGGACGCAACGATGCCGCTTTCCTGAATTATTGGAATCCGGCCTTGCCCAATTTTGCCGGCCATGGTGATACCTATCACGGTGCTTACGGATATCGCCTACGACGGCATTTAGGGGTAGATCAACTCGAACGGGCATACCAGATATTGGCTAGCAATCCGGATAGCCGGCAGGTTGTGCTGCAGATATGGGATCCGCGGATTGATCTCCCGCATCCCGATGGTACTGCCCGTAATGCTGATATCCCCTGCAATGTCATGGCTATGCCAAAAATCCGTGCCGGAAAGCTCGAGTGGTTGCAGGTAATGCGGAGCAATGACCTCTTTTTGGGTACCCCCCATAACTTCGTTCAGTTCACATCATTGCAAGAAATCATGGCCGGCTGGCTCGGCGTTGAAGTTGGTTCATTTGTCCTGATGGCAGATAGTCTGCATCTCTACGACAGTGATATTGAGAAGCTGGCAGTTGCAGAGCAAGCTCCTTTGACGGCAAACAACGATCGCCTTAATCTGAATAAAAATGAATTTGATAGAGTTTTAGCTCTGGTCGGTGAGGCAATGGATGAATTGCGCTCGGCCCCCTTGTTACCCGCACGATTTGTCCAATTGATTGAACGCAACGATCTGCCAACAGCTTGGCATAATCTGCTACGTATCGTTGCGGCAGATTCGGCGCGTCGGCGTAATTGGCGGGATGAAATGAAACTGGCCTCCAGTTCCAATACCAATCCAATGCTGGATGCCGCCTGGCGTGCTTGGGGAGAAAGATGTGAACTGTCCTCTGCAGGAGAAGCAAAGCTCCTCTCATAG
- a CDS encoding dTMP kinase: MGRLFVFEGPDGVGKTTTIEAVEKRLHDSGQACSRFSFPGRESGTLGAHIYALHHQPAQFGVEGLSALSLQILHVAAHVDTIEQRILPLLRRGETVLLDRYWWSTWIYGSAAKVPVAQLNRLLSVEHLIWQEVTPTTLFLMSRSSTSVPQEIAQTYRKLAEQESAKYPVVSIKNENRIDLVADEILKIVASS; the protein is encoded by the coding sequence ATGGGCAGGCTATTCGTATTTGAAGGCCCCGATGGTGTGGGCAAAACGACCACCATCGAGGCGGTAGAAAAACGCCTCCATGACTCTGGTCAGGCCTGCTCACGATTTTCATTTCCAGGTAGAGAATCTGGAACGCTGGGGGCTCATATCTATGCGCTGCATCATCAGCCAGCCCAATTCGGTGTTGAAGGCTTGTCAGCGCTGAGCCTGCAAATCCTCCATGTCGCAGCCCATGTCGATACCATCGAGCAGCGCATTTTGCCGTTGCTCCGTCGGGGTGAGACGGTCTTATTAGATCGATACTGGTGGTCGACTTGGATCTACGGCAGTGCCGCCAAAGTGCCTGTGGCACAACTCAATCGACTACTCTCCGTCGAGCATTTGATCTGGCAGGAGGTTACGCCGACAACCCTTTTCCTGATGAGCCGTTCGTCGACATCAGTTCCACAGGAGATAGCACAGACTTATCGGAAGTTGGCTGAGCAGGAATCCGCTAAGTACCCGGTAGTCTCAATCAAAAATGAAAATCGGATTGATCTGGTTGCTGACGAGATATTAAAAATCGTAGCTTCGTCATGA
- the acpS gene encoding holo-ACP synthase, whose protein sequence is MTSEPDSRAQPTPRQDDCPSRGSIVGHGLDVVDIADFSRLFRDPAKDFLDKYFTKAEMSAAGDGVTQIQRLAGRFAVKEAVMKALGAGWGNGIAFTDVEVVTLESGAPTVVLKRKLSELALERTVAGWLVSVSHTSTVAVASVIATSY, encoded by the coding sequence TTGACCTCAGAGCCCGATAGTCGAGCTCAACCCACGCCAAGGCAAGATGATTGCCCGAGCCGTGGTTCGATAGTTGGACACGGACTCGATGTCGTAGATATCGCTGACTTCTCCCGACTCTTTAGAGATCCGGCCAAAGACTTCCTGGATAAATATTTCACCAAAGCCGAAATGTCTGCTGCCGGTGATGGTGTGACTCAGATACAGCGTTTGGCAGGCCGCTTTGCCGTCAAAGAGGCTGTCATGAAAGCGCTAGGTGCAGGATGGGGAAATGGCATTGCATTTACCGACGTCGAAGTCGTCACTTTGGAGTCCGGAGCGCCAACGGTCGTTCTCAAACGAAAACTATCCGAGTTGGCACTGGAGCGGACAGTTGCGGGATGGCTAGTCAGCGTCAGCCATACCAGCACCGTTGCAGTCGCCAGCGTGATTGCCACCAGTTACTGA
- a CDS encoding nucleotide kinase domain-containing protein, translating to MERQNVFFRRLAGEPGPWTTDPIVLAHKFTNAYRASDRVSQYLVRHVIYREDLPTSGAEVLFRTLLFKLFNKIETWKLLEQTFGAITFKDYRFEHYDEVLSQAMRAGKRIYSAAYIMPPGSAAFGHSAKHQNHLRLLERMMADNLAGQLEKMQRMQQAFELLRSYPTIGDFLAYQFVTDINYSEITNFSEMDFVIPGPGAKDGIRKCFADSAGLNEAELIRLMVDNQEREFERLGISFQSLWGRRLQLIDCQNLFCEVDKYARVAHPDISGISGRTRIKQKFSPIGALVDPWYPPKWGINEKIAASFSAGEITRQSDQEIPVARPGRQKILDLGDPL from the coding sequence GTGGAACGACAAAACGTCTTTTTCCGTCGCCTGGCTGGCGAGCCAGGTCCGTGGACAACGGACCCGATCGTTTTGGCACATAAATTCACAAACGCTTACCGTGCGTCCGACCGGGTCAGCCAGTATCTCGTTCGCCATGTCATCTACCGAGAAGACCTCCCGACCTCGGGCGCCGAAGTTTTGTTTCGAACGCTATTGTTCAAACTGTTCAACAAAATCGAAACCTGGAAACTGCTTGAGCAAACATTCGGCGCCATCACGTTCAAGGATTACCGCTTCGAACACTACGATGAGGTCTTGAGCCAAGCGATGCGGGCCGGCAAACGTATCTACTCTGCAGCTTACATCATGCCTCCGGGAAGCGCTGCCTTCGGCCATAGCGCCAAGCACCAAAACCACCTTCGTCTTCTCGAACGGATGATGGCCGACAACCTGGCTGGACAACTCGAGAAGATGCAGAGAATGCAGCAGGCTTTTGAGCTATTGCGAAGCTATCCAACCATCGGCGACTTTCTCGCCTATCAGTTTGTGACCGACATCAATTACAGCGAGATCACCAATTTTTCCGAGATGGATTTTGTCATCCCGGGCCCCGGAGCCAAGGATGGAATCCGGAAGTGCTTTGCCGATAGCGCCGGACTCAACGAGGCGGAACTCATTCGCTTGATGGTCGATAACCAAGAACGCGAATTCGAACGCCTGGGCATCTCGTTCCAGTCACTCTGGGGGCGCAGGTTGCAGCTTATTGATTGCCAGAACCTGTTCTGCGAAGTCGACAAATATGCACGCGTAGCCCATCCAGACATCTCAGGAATTTCAGGCCGGACCAGAATCAAGCAGAAATTCTCACCCATCGGCGCGCTCGTCGACCCTTGGTATCCACCCAAATGGGGGATTAATGAAAAGATCGCGGCCAGCTTTTCTGCCGGAGAGATTACAAGACAATCCGATCAGGAAATACCTGTGGCGAGACCCGGGAGGCAAAAGATACTCGATTTAGGTGATCCGCTTTGA
- a CDS encoding ImmA/IrrE family metallo-endopeptidase → MNARSMSTSPAAAQKSLVMKGMQMSMSVRTKARLDLKSPACIYGLCEALGVVVRFNDINMEGMYDQKPKPRIHVSALRPLARRNFTCAHELGHHVFGHGSTIDELQDEQSKYSNRPPNEVIADAFASFVLMPTLGLREAFTRRGLDPNTASASDIYAVACNFGVGQATLVNHMAYGIDMITPVQRATLGRITPKMIRTELLSETVSEPLTVADQYWNSPTLDAEEGALLLLPTGVVVDTGILMPERDLAKGRLFRTLKPGITRVVIPGTPWATYVRVARRQYIGLARYRHLEDSTDE, encoded by the coding sequence ATGAACGCGCGCTCGATGAGTACCTCCCCCGCTGCCGCACAAAAATCGCTGGTGATGAAAGGCATGCAAATGTCGATGTCGGTGCGGACAAAAGCGCGCCTTGACCTTAAGAGCCCCGCATGTATCTACGGTCTATGCGAAGCACTTGGTGTCGTAGTACGCTTCAACGACATCAACATGGAAGGCATGTACGACCAGAAGCCCAAACCGCGCATCCATGTTTCGGCACTCAGGCCCTTGGCGAGACGGAATTTCACCTGTGCTCACGAATTGGGTCACCACGTATTCGGCCATGGTTCGACAATTGACGAACTGCAAGACGAACAATCGAAATACTCGAATCGCCCCCCTAACGAGGTAATTGCCGACGCCTTTGCCTCCTTTGTTCTCATGCCAACCCTGGGGCTTCGTGAAGCATTCACCCGGCGTGGCCTCGACCCCAACACGGCATCGGCTTCAGATATTTATGCCGTGGCCTGCAATTTTGGTGTCGGGCAAGCCACTCTGGTCAATCATATGGCATATGGCATCGATATGATTACCCCTGTTCAACGAGCAACACTCGGGCGCATCACCCCCAAGATGATTAGAACCGAATTATTGAGCGAGACCGTTTCAGAACCTTTGACTGTCGCCGATCAATACTGGAACTCTCCGACGCTTGATGCTGAAGAAGGAGCCTTGTTGCTGCTGCCGACCGGGGTCGTTGTCGACACCGGCATCCTGATGCCTGAACGTGACCTTGCCAAGGGCCGACTTTTTCGAACGCTGAAACCTGGCATTACACGCGTCGTAATTCCAGGAACCCCCTGGGCAACCTATGTTCGAGTTGCCAGACGCCAATACATAGGCCTGGCACGCTATCGCCACTTGGAGGATTCAACTGATGAGTAA
- a CDS encoding helix-turn-helix domain-containing protein: MNEAKDNKRALVASRLREARKMAGLSQGQVAKMLELHRPTISEIEAGNRRVSADELSKFAELYDVTISWLLAETAEQLTTDDPRLQLAARELSKLKPDDLDRLLRLLASMRNSDADGVEPTK; the protein is encoded by the coding sequence ATGAACGAAGCGAAAGATAACAAGCGTGCCTTGGTGGCATCCCGGTTACGCGAAGCCCGGAAAATGGCTGGTCTGTCTCAAGGCCAGGTAGCCAAAATGCTTGAACTACACCGCCCGACAATTTCAGAAATCGAGGCAGGAAATCGACGCGTATCAGCTGACGAACTCTCCAAATTTGCCGAACTCTACGACGTAACCATCTCATGGCTGCTGGCTGAAACAGCGGAGCAGCTAACAACGGATGATCCCCGGCTGCAACTTGCCGCTCGCGAACTGAGCAAACTCAAACCAGATGATCTTGACCGCCTCTTGCGACTCTTGGCATCCATGCGAAACTCTGATGCCGACGGCGTGGAGCCCACAAAATGA